The Candidatus Firestonebacteria bacterium RIFOXYD2_FULL_39_29 DNA segment GTACGAAGCTCAATCAGTACAGGGCTCAGGGCCGGGGAGGGAAAGGATTAACTAACCTTAAAGCTAATCCCAAGACGGGGAAGGTTGTCGGTATTCGTGAAGTAAACGATGATGATGAAGTTATGGTGATTACCGCTTCCGGTCAAGTGATCCGTACAAAAGTAAAAGCTATAAGGACTACCGGACGCTCTACTTCAGGTGTCAGACTTATAAAATTAGAGGCAACCGATAAAGTTGCCAACGTTGCAAAGTTGGCGGCAAAAGATGATGACGAGGCTTCAGCTCAGGGAGAACTGAAATGAAAAAAATACTTGCATTGATGTTCATATCTGCAGTCTTTGTTATGGCAGGTGAAAGAGGTGATGCTTTTGCAAAGGGGCATGAAGCTGAAACTAGCGAAGATGCGATAAAGTGGTATAAAAAAGCCTTGTCGCTTTGCGGGGAAACTGAAAAAATACCAAAAGCCTGGGCCTGCAATAATATCGGTTTTGTCTATGTGAAAGAAAGCAAATGGGACGCCGCCCTCGAATGGCTTGAAAAAGCCGTGAAAGAAGATGAAAATAATCATACTGCCTGGAACAATCTGGGTATTACGTATGAAAATATCGGATTTATTATTAAGAAGAAATTCTTAAAGAGCAAAACTGCGAAAGATGTAACTGCTGAAGCAGTAAAAGATCCGGAGACAGAATACCTTCAAAAGGCCCTCAATGCCTATCAAAAATGCGTAAAATTAAAATCAGATGAAGAGAAATACAAGATCAATAAGTTCCGAGTGGAGTCGCTCCTGCAGGTGAAATAGTGAGCGGTACGCTGTATATAGTCGGTACACCGATAGGCAACCTGGAAGATATCACCTTCCGTGCAGTAAGGATTTTAAAAGAAGTTGACCTCATAGCCGCAGAAGATACCAGAACAACCGGAATACTTCTTAAGCATTATAATATCGAAAAGCCGCTTACAAGTTATTACGAGCATAATAAACTTTCAAAAGGGAATTATCTTGTAACACAGCTTCTTGCCGGTAAAAATATAGCAGTAGTTTCTGATGCCGGCACACCTTGTATTTCTGATGCGGGTTCAGCGCTTGTAGACGAAGCTTCGAAAAACGGCATAAAGGTTGTAGCTGTGCCCGGTCCTTCTGCTGTGGTTTCGGCGCTTTCCGTATCAGGACTGCAGGCAGACAGGTACATTTTTCTGGGCTTTCTTAAGAAAAAACCGTCTAAAAGAAGAAAAGAGCTTGAAGCTTGTAAGCATGAGGATAAAGTTATTGTCTTTTATGAATCTCCTCACAGGATAGTTAAAGCCCTCGAAGATGTAAGAACCGTGATGGGTGAAGTTTTCGTCTGCGTTAACCGGGAACTTACTAAAAAATTTGAAGAGACCGTTCGCGGGTCGTCCACGGAAGTCATCAATTATTTTACAGCAAAGAAAATATTGGGCGAATTTTGTGTTGTGGTAAAACCCTTTGAGCAGAATAAAACCGGGATTGAAGAAAATGAAGGAAATGACGAATGCGAATAGCTAAGTTTATAATTGCTCTTTTTCTGATTCCTGTTAATATTTTCCTTACTCTTGGTTTTATAAAAAACTTTTCCTATTTTAAGGAAATTCAGCATGGGGAAGTCGTTTTTCTTTCGGGTTTTATTGCTTATCTTCTTCTTCATTTTATACTTTACCGGCCTGTATTTATGCATGTTATGGCGCATGAGCTGACACATGCTTTCTGGGCCGCGCTTTTTGGAGGCAAGGTGAAAGCTCTTAATGTATCACATGAGGGCGGCAGCGTTACCATGGATAAATCAAATTTCTTTGTGGTTCTTGCTCCATATTTTTTTCCATTTTATACGGTGATAGCTGTTCTTATCTATGCAATTGTTGATCAAAAATACATTGATTTTATTGTCTTTTTGATAGGGCTCTCCTACAGCTTTCACCTGGCGCTGACTTTATATTCTTTGAAGCAAAAACAGACGGATCTTAAAGAATCGGGAGTTGTTTTTTCCTTTATGATTATCTTTCTTTTTAACTTATTGATTCTTGCGGGAATTATTGCGTTGATCTCCAAACAGTTTAATTTTCTTAATTTTTTAAATGAATCCTGGAAATTTGTAGAGACCATGGTAAGATGAAAAAAGGGCAAAGCTGGTAAAAGCAGGCAGTATAATCAAAACTGACTTTTCCCACAAGGAGTAAGCATGCCGGAATTACCTGATTTAGAAGTGTTTGCGGAGAACCTCACTAAATATACGGCGGGGAAAAAGATAAAGAAAGTGGAGGTTTTCAAAGATAAGCCGATAATGCCCTTAAAGCGGCTGGAATTCATTGCTTTTGCCGAGCGGAAAATAATAAAGTCGGTGAAACGCTTTGGTAAACAGCTGTTGTTTACCTTTGATGACGGAAAAACGTTACTCCTTCATCTGATGCTTCATGGAGAGTTATATTATATTAATGAGGGCGAAAAAATTCCGGAATATGCGGTAGCGGCATTTCATTTCTTTGATAAAAAAATACTGGTTTTTAAGGATCACACCCAATGGCTAAAACTACGCCTCCATACGGAAGGCGAGCATGCCGTTGATCCTATCTCCAAAGCCTTTACTTCCGGTTTTTTCAAAGCACTCTTATCTGAAAAAGCAAAAACCACTTTAAAGGAAATACTTGTAGATCAGGAAAAAGTGACGGGTATTGGGAGTTCATATGCTGATGAGATTTGTTTTAATGCCAAAATAAGACCGCAGCGCC contains these protein-coding regions:
- a CDS encoding 16S rRNA (cytidine(1402)-2'-O)-methyltransferase; this encodes MSGTLYIVGTPIGNLEDITFRAVRILKEVDLIAAEDTRTTGILLKHYNIEKPLTSYYEHNKLSKGNYLVTQLLAGKNIAVVSDAGTPCISDAGSALVDEASKNGIKVVAVPGPSAVVSALSVSGLQADRYIFLGFLKKKPSKRRKELEACKHEDKVIVFYESPHRIVKALEDVRTVMGEVFVCVNRELTKKFEETVRGSSTEVINYFTAKKILGEFCVVVKPFEQNKTGIEENEGNDECE